One part of the Mariniflexile litorale genome encodes these proteins:
- a CDS encoding Tex family protein, whose protein sequence is MNQLLNFIKVHTQLPEVSIKNTVELLNEDCTIPFISRYRKERTGNLDEVQIGDIVKFKEQFEALEKRKVAILKALEEQGVLTSELKQKIETTQDLTTLEDLYLPFKKSRKTKAETARKNGLEPLAKIIMSQNANDVESIAFKYVKGDINTVEEALEGARHIISEWINERTDVRNNIRQQLERFAMISTKVVKSKIDDEKAQKFRDYFEWEESLSRIPSHRLLAMLRAESEGVIKAKIDIDDEKALNKIEDRIIRSSNECAEQIQIAIKDAYKRLLLPSLSNEALQIAKAKADEAAISVFAKNLKQLLLGSPLGEKRVLAIDPGFVSGCKVVCLDAQGQLKYNETIYPHPPKNDVIGAMKKISSLTEAYQIEAIAIGNGTASRETEAFIRKIHFKNDIQVFVVSEAGASIYSASKIAREEFPNYDVTVRGSVSIGRRLQDPLAELVKIDAKSIGVGQYQHDVDQTNLQKSLDFVVENCVNAVGVNINTASKSLLSYVSGIGPKLAENIVAYRDETGAFTSRNAIKKVPRLGGKAFEQGAGFLRIKFASNPLDDSAVHPERYDLVKQMAKDLDKSVQDLIGNKEQLQKIDLKKYCTDTVGLPTLQDIISELEKPGLDIREQAKVFTFNQNIKTINDLQEGQLLPGIVNNITNFGCFVDVGIKESGLIHVSNLSDSFVSDVNAHVSLHQQIIVKVLEVDIPRKRIQLKLHK, encoded by the coding sequence ATGAACCAACTACTAAATTTTATAAAAGTACACACACAACTTCCAGAAGTTTCCATAAAAAACACTGTTGAATTATTAAACGAAGACTGTACAATCCCTTTCATTTCCCGCTATAGAAAAGAACGTACTGGTAATTTAGATGAGGTTCAAATTGGTGATATTGTAAAATTTAAAGAACAGTTTGAAGCTTTAGAAAAACGAAAAGTTGCTATTTTAAAAGCTTTGGAAGAACAAGGCGTTTTAACTTCGGAATTAAAACAAAAAATAGAAACGACCCAAGATTTAACGACACTTGAAGATTTATATCTCCCATTTAAAAAAAGCCGAAAAACGAAAGCAGAAACCGCCAGAAAAAACGGTTTAGAACCTTTGGCTAAAATTATTATGAGCCAAAACGCTAATGATGTTGAATCAATTGCTTTTAAATATGTAAAAGGAGATATAAACACTGTTGAAGAAGCTTTAGAAGGTGCACGCCATATTATTTCAGAATGGATTAATGAACGTACCGATGTTAGAAACAACATCCGTCAACAATTAGAACGTTTTGCAATGATTTCTACAAAAGTGGTGAAATCCAAAATAGATGATGAAAAAGCTCAAAAATTTCGAGATTATTTTGAATGGGAAGAATCTTTAAGTCGCATTCCTTCTCACAGATTACTCGCCATGTTAAGAGCGGAGAGCGAAGGGGTTATTAAGGCAAAAATTGACATTGACGATGAAAAAGCTTTGAATAAGATTGAAGATAGAATTATTCGTTCTAGTAATGAATGTGCAGAACAAATACAAATAGCTATTAAAGATGCTTATAAACGTTTATTATTACCGTCATTAAGCAACGAAGCTCTGCAAATTGCAAAAGCTAAAGCCGATGAAGCCGCTATTTCAGTTTTTGCAAAAAATTTAAAACAACTTTTGTTAGGGTCTCCTTTGGGTGAAAAACGGGTTTTGGCAATTGATCCTGGTTTTGTTAGTGGTTGTAAAGTGGTGTGTTTGGATGCGCAAGGTCAATTAAAATATAACGAAACTATTTATCCGCACCCACCAAAAAACGATGTTATTGGTGCTATGAAAAAAATTAGTTCGCTTACCGAAGCATATCAAATTGAAGCGATTGCCATTGGAAACGGAACAGCATCTCGAGAAACGGAAGCTTTTATAAGAAAAATTCATTTTAAAAATGATATTCAGGTATTTGTAGTAAGTGAAGCAGGAGCCAGTATTTATTCGGCTTCTAAAATAGCCAGAGAAGAATTTCCTAATTATGATGTAACGGTTCGTGGTTCAGTATCTATTGGTCGGCGTTTACAAGATCCTTTAGCCGAATTGGTAAAGATTGACGCTAAATCCATTGGTGTTGGTCAATATCAGCATGATGTAGACCAAACAAATCTTCAGAAGTCATTAGATTTTGTGGTTGAAAACTGCGTAAATGCAGTTGGAGTAAACATTAATACAGCAAGCAAGAGTTTATTAAGTTATGTGTCGGGAATTGGACCCAAACTAGCTGAAAATATTGTGGCTTATCGTGATGAAACAGGTGCGTTTACCTCAAGAAATGCTATAAAAAAAGTGCCTCGTTTAGGAGGAAAAGCCTTTGAGCAAGGTGCTGGGTTTTTAAGAATTAAATTTGCTTCAAATCCGTTAGACGATTCGGCGGTTCATCCAGAACGTTACGATTTGGTTAAACAAATGGCTAAAGATTTAGATAAAAGTGTTCAAGATTTAATTGGAAATAAAGAACAACTTCAAAAAATAGATTTAAAAAAATATTGCACAGATACTGTTGGGTTACCAACACTTCAAGACATTATAAGTGAACTAGAAAAGCCAGGTTTGGACATTCGCGAGCAAGCCAAAGTGTTTACTTTCAATCAAAATATAAAAACTATTAACGATTTACAAGAAGGGCAACTTCTTCCTGGAATTGTGAATAATATTACCAACTTTGGTTGTTTTGTTGATGTGGGCATTAAAGAAAGTGGACTCATTCATGTATCAAATTTATCAGATAGTTTTGTTAGTGATGTAAACGCACATGTAAGCTTGCATCAACAAATAATTGTTAAAGTTTTAGAGGTTGATATTCCGCGAAAGCGTATCCAACTAAAGCTACATAAATAA
- a CDS encoding TerB family tellurite resistance protein encodes MSFSDLFDSGFKKRNEDHFASIVRVAMDDGVISEEEKAFLDRLARNLDISEGDYKIILQDYKSHPINPPHDYDRRLERLYDLARMVYVDHIKGDNEEVLLRKISVGLGFHPENVKYIVDKALTLVSNAVDLDTFTNEMKNMNK; translated from the coding sequence ATGTCGTTTTCAGATTTATTTGATAGTGGATTTAAAAAGCGTAATGAAGACCATTTTGCGTCTATTGTACGTGTTGCGATGGATGACGGTGTGATTTCTGAGGAAGAAAAAGCGTTTTTAGACCGATTAGCCCGTAATTTAGATATTAGTGAAGGAGATTATAAAATTATTTTACAAGATTATAAATCACATCCTATTAATCCACCACATGATTATGATAGACGTTTAGAGCGTTTATACGATTTAGCACGTATGGTTTATGTAGACCATATAAAAGGTGATAATGAAGAAGTTTTACTTAGGAAAATTAGTGTTGGTTTAGGATTTCATCCAGAAAATGTAAAATATATTGTTGATAAAGCCTTAACATTAGTAAGTAATGCTGTCGATTTAGATACTTTTACTAATGAAATGAAAAACATGAACAAGTAA
- the mfd gene encoding transcription-repair coupling factor, with protein MSKTILSQTYVQTLQMQNLQNSITQTKSRVHLKGLVGSSFSFVIASIFNQNDLPFLLVFNDKEEAAFYLNDLEQLCSDKDVLFYPGSYRRPYQIEETDNANVLLRAEVLNRINSRKKPAIIVTYPDALFEQVVTRKELERNTLKVSVKDKLSIDFVNEVLFEYQFKRVDFVTEPGEFSVRGGIVDVFSFANDTPYRIEFFGDEVDSIRTFDVETQLSIEQTNKINIIPNVANKLLQESRQSFLQYMAQKTVVCFKNVDLFFSRIDDFYSKAEDAFKTLSSEIKHAPPEELFCNSTILKRQLLDFSIIEFGTTTFINSTVIARETKQPVSNGEIASSKATHNDEIVFNTTPQPSFNKQFDLLIEDLNTNHDKGYTNYIACVSEQQAKRFHDIFDDSHLEVKPYKAIVLSLHQGFIDHDNQIVCYTDHQIFERYHKFHVKNGYAKKQAITLKELTNLDIGDYVTHIDHGIGRFGGLQKIDVEGKKQEAIKLVYGERDVLYLSIHSLHKITKFNGKDGKPPKIYKLGSTAWKTLKEKTKSRVKHIAFNLIKLYAKRKTEKGYQYNPDSYMQHELEASFIYEDTPDQSTATADIKADMESERPMDRLICGDVGFGKTEVAIRAAFKAVDNGKQVAVLVPTTILAYQHSRTFAERLKDFPVTVDYVNRFRTAKEKRETLEKLENGSVDIIIGTHQLVNKSVKFKDLGLLIVDEEQKFGVAVKEKLKTLKDNVDVLTLTATPIPRTLQFSLMAARDLSVITTPPPNRYPIESHVIRFNEEDIRDAVSYEIERGGQIFFIHNRIENIKEVAGLIQRLVPDAKIGIGHGQLDGKKLEELMLSFMNGAFDVLVSTTIVESGLDVPNANTIFINNANNFGLSDLHQMRGRVGRSNKKAFCYFITPEYSAMTDDARKRITALEQFTELGSGFNIAMKDLEIRGAGDLLGGEQSGFINEIGFDTYQKILNEAIEELKENEFKDLYEDNAIEKVYVKDVTIDSDFELLFPDDYVNNIAERLSLYTKLNDIKTEAELQKFEAELIDRFGELPKQVIGLLNSVQIKWIATKAGFEKIVMKQGKLIGYFINDQQSSFYQSTNFTRVLQFVQSNSSICKMKEKQTRNGLRLMLTFENIKSVKQALNVLQPIAV; from the coding sequence GTGAGTAAAACCATATTATCTCAAACCTATGTACAGACTTTGCAAATGCAAAATCTGCAAAATTCTATTACCCAAACTAAAAGTAGAGTTCATTTAAAAGGACTTGTCGGTTCATCATTTTCCTTTGTAATTGCCAGTATTTTTAACCAAAACGACTTGCCTTTTTTATTGGTTTTTAACGATAAAGAAGAAGCCGCTTTCTATTTAAATGACCTAGAGCAACTTTGTAGTGATAAAGATGTATTGTTTTATCCAGGCAGTTACCGTAGGCCTTATCAAATAGAAGAAACCGACAATGCTAATGTGTTATTGCGTGCTGAGGTATTGAATCGTATAAATTCACGTAAAAAACCGGCGATTATTGTTACTTACCCCGATGCGCTTTTCGAGCAAGTGGTTACTAGAAAAGAATTAGAACGTAACACTTTAAAAGTATCGGTAAAGGATAAACTATCTATCGATTTTGTAAATGAAGTCCTGTTTGAATACCAATTTAAACGCGTTGATTTTGTTACCGAACCAGGAGAGTTTTCTGTTCGTGGGGGTATTGTTGATGTGTTTTCATTTGCAAATGATACGCCTTATCGTATTGAATTTTTTGGAGATGAAGTTGATAGCATTCGAACTTTTGATGTCGAAACCCAACTTTCTATAGAACAAACCAATAAAATTAATATCATTCCCAACGTAGCTAATAAGCTACTGCAAGAAAGTCGCCAGAGTTTTTTGCAATACATGGCTCAAAAAACAGTGGTTTGTTTTAAAAATGTCGATTTATTCTTTTCAAGAATAGATGATTTTTACAGTAAAGCCGAAGATGCTTTTAAAACCTTGTCTTCAGAAATAAAACATGCACCACCAGAAGAGTTATTTTGTAATTCAACCATATTAAAAAGACAATTACTTGATTTTTCAATAATCGAATTTGGAACAACAACATTTATTAATAGTACCGTCATTGCAAGAGAAACGAAGCAACCTGTTTCTAATGGAGAGATTGCTTCGTCGAAAGCCACTCACAATGACGAAATAGTTTTTAATACAACACCACAACCTTCTTTTAATAAACAATTTGATTTGTTAATTGAAGATTTAAATACGAATCACGATAAAGGATATACCAATTATATTGCCTGCGTAAGTGAGCAACAAGCCAAACGATTCCACGATATTTTTGATGATTCGCATCTAGAAGTAAAACCTTACAAGGCTATAGTACTCTCGTTACATCAAGGTTTTATAGATCACGATAATCAAATAGTTTGTTATACCGATCATCAAATTTTTGAACGTTACCATAAGTTTCATGTAAAAAATGGCTATGCCAAAAAACAAGCCATCACTTTAAAAGAACTTACCAATTTAGATATTGGCGATTATGTTACGCATATCGATCATGGTATTGGACGTTTTGGTGGCCTTCAAAAAATAGATGTTGAAGGTAAAAAACAAGAAGCCATTAAATTAGTTTATGGAGAGCGCGATGTACTTTATTTAAGCATACACTCGTTACATAAAATAACTAAGTTTAATGGTAAAGACGGAAAACCTCCAAAAATTTATAAACTTGGTAGTACCGCTTGGAAAACGCTTAAAGAAAAAACAAAATCAAGAGTAAAGCATATTGCGTTCAATCTTATAAAATTATACGCCAAACGTAAAACTGAAAAAGGTTATCAATACAACCCCGATAGTTATATGCAACACGAGTTGGAGGCCTCTTTTATTTATGAAGATACACCCGATCAAAGTACGGCTACCGCCGATATTAAAGCCGATATGGAAAGTGAACGCCCCATGGATCGTTTAATTTGTGGTGATGTAGGCTTTGGCAAAACAGAAGTTGCCATTCGTGCAGCATTTAAAGCGGTTGATAATGGCAAACAAGTAGCCGTTTTAGTACCAACAACTATTTTGGCGTATCAACATTCTAGAACTTTTGCAGAACGTTTAAAAGATTTCCCAGTAACGGTAGATTATGTAAACCGTTTTAGAACCGCTAAAGAAAAACGCGAAACACTTGAAAAATTAGAAAATGGTAGCGTCGATATTATTATTGGAACGCATCAACTGGTAAATAAATCTGTGAAATTTAAGGATCTAGGATTGCTTATTGTTGATGAAGAACAAAAGTTCGGCGTAGCAGTAAAAGAAAAACTAAAAACACTAAAAGACAATGTAGATGTGTTAACACTAACGGCTACACCTATACCTAGAACACTTCAGTTTAGTTTAATGGCGGCACGTGATTTATCCGTTATCACAACACCGCCACCAAACCGCTACCCTATTGAAAGTCATGTGATTCGTTTTAACGAAGAAGACATTCGGGATGCGGTGAGTTATGAAATTGAACGCGGCGGACAAATTTTCTTCATTCATAACCGTATAGAAAATATCAAAGAAGTGGCAGGCTTGATTCAACGGTTGGTACCCGATGCTAAAATTGGTATTGGGCACGGACAATTGGATGGCAAAAAGTTAGAAGAACTCATGCTCTCTTTTATGAATGGGGCTTTTGATGTTCTGGTAAGTACCACCATTGTTGAAAGTGGCTTAGATGTTCCAAACGCCAACACCATTTTCATCAACAATGCTAATAATTTCGGTTTGAGTGATTTGCATCAAATGCGTGGTCGTGTAGGGCGTAGTAACAAAAAAGCATTTTGTTATTTTATAACTCCAGAGTATTCAGCAATGACTGATGATGCTCGAAAACGTATCACAGCATTAGAGCAATTTACTGAGCTTGGAAGTGGTTTTAATATTGCGATGAAAGATTTAGAAATTCGTGGTGCAGGCGATTTATTGGGCGGTGAACAAAGCGGGTTTATAAACGAAATAGGCTTCGATACGTATCAAAAAATATTAAACGAAGCCATTGAAGAACTCAAAGAAAATGAGTTTAAAGATTTATATGAAGATAATGCTATCGAAAAAGTATATGTAAAAGATGTAACAATTGATTCGGATTTTGAGTTGCTGTTCCCAGACGATTATGTGAATAATATAGCCGAACGATTAAGCTTGTATACTAAACTTAACGATATAAAAACGGAAGCCGAATTACAAAAATTTGAAGCCGAATTAATCGATCGTTTTGGTGAATTACCGAAACAAGTAATCGGTTTACTAAATAGTGTTCAAATAAAATGGATTGCCACCAAAGCAGGCTTTGAAAAAATTGTAATGAAACAAGGTAAACTCATTGGTTATTTTATAAACGACCAACAAAGCAGTTTCTACCAAAGCACTAATTTTACACGGGTGCTTCAGTTTGTTCAATCAAATTCAAGCATCTGTAAAATGAAAGAGAAACAAACTCGAAACGGTTTGCGCTTAATGCTAACATTTGAAAATATTAAATCGGTAAAACAAGCGTTAAATGTATTACAACCCATTGCGGTGTAA